The following proteins come from a genomic window of Heyndrickxia acidicola:
- a CDS encoding TPM domain-containing protein translates to MIKKGFLLTALWAFITVSFFTVSVKAEIPDPVGNIYVQDHAGILSSEDKKELAQLGEHLNDKTKAQISVLTVKGLDGKSVEEYAVDAFRKFQLGDKKLNNGVLLLIDTKGRHIRIEVGYGLEGALPDGKVGRILDEYAIPYLKDEQPAKAAVNTYKKLYNEVALEYKIDDKTNPKPYESSQGLPLWQIMLIAAALLILITVDIKFFGGTFTYLILNIASAFFRNGGGGGGGNQKGGGGSSGGGGASRNW, encoded by the coding sequence ATGATTAAAAAGGGCTTCCTTTTAACTGCCTTATGGGCCTTTATAACGGTTAGTTTTTTCACTGTAAGTGTTAAGGCAGAAATACCTGATCCTGTAGGAAATATTTATGTTCAGGACCATGCCGGCATCCTTTCCAGCGAAGACAAAAAGGAACTGGCACAATTAGGGGAACACCTTAATGATAAAACTAAAGCACAAATTTCCGTTTTAACAGTAAAAGGTCTGGATGGAAAATCAGTGGAGGAGTATGCAGTAGACGCTTTTAGAAAATTTCAGCTTGGCGATAAAAAGTTAAATAATGGTGTATTATTATTAATTGACACAAAGGGAAGACACATTCGCATTGAAGTAGGGTATGGGTTGGAAGGAGCTCTTCCAGATGGAAAAGTAGGAAGAATATTGGATGAGTATGCAATTCCCTACCTCAAGGACGAACAGCCAGCTAAAGCGGCTGTAAACACCTATAAGAAGCTTTACAATGAGGTGGCATTAGAATATAAAATAGACGATAAAACCAATCCTAAGCCATATGAATCAAGCCAGGGACTGCCATTATGGCAGATCATGCTGATTGCCGCGGCTCTGTTGATTCTTATTACAGTTGATATAAAGTTCTTTGGAGGCACCTTCACTTATCTAATCCTAAATATTGCATCGGCTTTCTTTAGGAATGGAGGCGGAGGAGGCGGAGGAAATCAAAAAGGCGGCGGTGGTTCATCTGGCGGCGGTGGTGCAAGCAGAAATTGGTAA
- the atpD gene encoding F0F1 ATP synthase subunit beta, producing MNTGRVLQVMGPVVDVKFENGKIPNIYNALKVQYKAQTSTEKDVDLTLEVALHLGNDSVRTIAMASTDGVQRGMEVLDTGAAISVPVGDVTLGRVFNVLGETIDLDGKLPEEGIRRDSIHRSAPSFEQLSTEVEILETGIKVVDLLAPYIKGGKIGLFGGAGVGKTVLIQELINNIAQEHGGISVFAGVGERTREGNDLYYEMKDSGVISKTAMVFGQMNEPPGARMRVALTGLTMAEFFRDEQSQDVLFFIDNIFRFTQAGSEVSALLGRMPSAVGYQPTLATEMGQLQERITSTNVGSVTSIQAIYVPADDYTDPAPATTFAHLDATTNLERKLSEMGIYPAVDPLASTSRALSPEIVGEEHYNVARQVQQTLQRYKELQDIIAILGMDELSDGDKLIVQRARRIQFFLSQNFHVAEQFTGQKGSYVPVKDTVRGFKEVLEGKYDHLPEDAFRLVGRIEEVIEKAKEMGVEV from the coding sequence ATGAACACAGGGCGCGTTCTGCAAGTAATGGGACCAGTTGTTGACGTTAAGTTCGAAAACGGCAAGATTCCAAACATTTATAATGCGTTAAAAGTTCAATATAAAGCGCAAACTTCGACTGAAAAAGATGTTGATTTGACTTTAGAAGTTGCACTGCATTTAGGAAATGATTCAGTTCGTACGATTGCTATGGCATCTACAGATGGTGTTCAGCGTGGAATGGAAGTACTTGATACAGGTGCTGCTATTTCTGTCCCGGTTGGTGATGTTACTCTAGGCCGGGTATTTAATGTTCTTGGTGAAACAATCGACTTGGACGGTAAGCTTCCTGAAGAGGGAATTCGACGTGATTCTATTCACCGCTCCGCTCCAAGCTTTGAACAGCTGTCAACAGAAGTAGAAATTCTTGAAACAGGAATTAAAGTAGTAGACCTTCTTGCCCCATATATCAAGGGTGGTAAAATTGGACTATTTGGTGGTGCCGGTGTAGGTAAAACCGTTTTAATTCAGGAACTTATCAATAACATTGCCCAAGAGCATGGCGGTATTTCTGTATTTGCCGGCGTTGGTGAGCGTACACGTGAAGGAAATGACCTTTACTATGAAATGAAGGATTCAGGAGTTATCAGTAAAACCGCAATGGTGTTCGGACAAATGAATGAGCCGCCGGGTGCGCGTATGCGTGTTGCGTTAACAGGCTTGACAATGGCTGAGTTCTTCCGTGATGAGCAAAGCCAGGACGTACTATTCTTTATTGATAACATTTTCCGCTTTACACAAGCTGGATCTGAAGTTTCTGCATTGCTTGGCCGTATGCCATCTGCAGTTGGTTATCAGCCAACTCTTGCTACTGAGATGGGACAATTGCAGGAACGGATTACATCTACAAATGTGGGATCTGTAACATCTATTCAGGCGATCTATGTACCTGCGGATGACTACACTGATCCGGCTCCAGCAACAACATTTGCTCATTTGGATGCAACAACTAACCTTGAGCGTAAGCTTTCTGAAATGGGTATCTACCCTGCGGTTGATCCATTGGCTTCGACATCTCGTGCATTATCACCTGAAATTGTTGGTGAAGAGCATTATAATGTAGCACGTCAAGTACAACAAACTCTGCAGCGCTATAAAGAATTGCAGGATATCATCGCTATCCTTGGTATGGATGAGTTAAGCGATGGAGATAAACTAATTGTTCAACGTGCTCGCCGTATCCAATTCTTCTTATCTCAGAACTTCCATGTTGCCGAGCAATTTACAGGGCAAAAGGGATCTTACGTACCTGTTAAGGACACTGTTCGCGGATTCAAAGAAGTGTTGGAAGGAAAATACGACCACTTGCCAGAAGATGCTTTCCGTTTGGTCGGCCGTATCGAGGAAGTTATCGAAAAAGCAAAAGAAATGGGCGTAGAGGTATAA
- the spoIID gene encoding stage II sporulation protein D: MKQMKPVFAASILIIFVSCLIPSLLVLPFSSNKTNSLQIHSPHRTVKRTGAEIEVSVYRSMSNKTETLPLEDYVAGVVASEMPANFNIEALKAQALAARTFIVNHLYFGGRSDLPGGANVTDTPNDQVFHNKAELKKIWGKDYQENFNKISQAVLSTKGLIITYNGEPISASFFSTSNGYTENSEDYWGNKVPYLRSVKSTWDDSSPKFYKQVKISAAEVEAKLGVHIPANGSIGTIISRTAGNRVGTVTIGGKSFTGRQVREALNLASSDFSWIRKDNDIIFTTKGYGHGVGMSQYGANGMAQEGKKFTDIVKYYYKGVQVTDYLSMLEKQNGKKL, encoded by the coding sequence ATGAAACAAATGAAACCTGTATTCGCAGCTTCTATTCTCATTATTTTCGTATCTTGTTTGATCCCCTCACTGCTTGTTCTTCCCTTTTCATCAAACAAAACCAACTCCCTCCAGATTCACTCTCCTCATAGAACGGTTAAGAGGACAGGTGCAGAGATAGAAGTATCTGTATACCGGTCAATGAGCAATAAAACGGAAACTCTTCCTCTTGAAGATTATGTAGCTGGAGTAGTAGCTTCCGAAATGCCAGCTAACTTTAATATAGAAGCCTTAAAGGCTCAAGCTCTTGCTGCCAGGACTTTTATTGTAAATCATTTATACTTTGGAGGCCGGTCCGATTTACCTGGAGGAGCAAATGTCACAGATACCCCAAATGATCAGGTTTTTCATAATAAAGCCGAACTAAAGAAAATCTGGGGGAAAGATTACCAGGAAAATTTCAATAAGATTAGTCAGGCTGTTTTAAGTACAAAAGGGCTCATTATCACATACAATGGAGAACCGATTTCTGCGTCTTTTTTTTCAACAAGTAATGGATATACAGAAAACTCCGAGGATTATTGGGGAAATAAGGTTCCTTATTTAAGAAGTGTGAAAAGCACGTGGGATGATTCATCCCCTAAATTCTATAAGCAAGTAAAAATATCGGCGGCCGAAGTGGAAGCGAAGCTAGGCGTCCATATTCCGGCTAATGGAAGCATCGGGACTATCATTTCCAGAACAGCAGGCAACCGTGTCGGCACCGTTACTATTGGAGGCAAGAGCTTTACAGGAAGACAGGTTAGAGAAGCCCTTAACCTGGCCTCATCCGATTTCAGCTGGATAAGAAAGGACAATGATATTATCTTTACAACAAAAGGATATGGCCATGGTGTGGGGATGAGCCAATATGGAGCTAATGGCATGGCACAAGAAGGAAAGAAATTTACGGATATTGTAAAGTATTATTACAAAGGAGTACAAGTGACTGATTATTTAAGCATGCTGGAAAAGCAAAACGGCAAAAAACTATAA
- a CDS encoding YwmB family TATA-box binding protein, producing MKKNAFFITVILFISVALLIVSGKNMASADSVLDMNKIVKVSKEFHGNITGWSLYARESFDCSSQSDWLNKVASLKSEFPNMNWQIASDARSKSATGQLIHKNSVETIKLVSTLTNQQPMSYLLYEVSGDRWNDQTAEEVNRKFNNKLAVLFNEKPLIFSCIKGEFNDKMDNVLLPKANNILKSLKAVKKEDLEEEDFVSISAYSPLFSEKLPTKNSSMNVQVGLRKTGLGAKTTFVIGTPIITIEY from the coding sequence ATGAAAAAAAATGCATTTTTTATTACGGTGATTTTATTTATATCTGTGGCTTTGCTGATTGTTTCGGGGAAAAACATGGCCTCAGCTGATTCTGTATTGGATATGAATAAAATAGTAAAGGTTTCAAAAGAATTTCATGGCAATATCACTGGATGGTCTTTATATGCAAGAGAATCATTTGATTGTTCATCGCAAAGTGACTGGTTAAATAAGGTCGCGTCCTTAAAGAGCGAATTTCCAAATATGAATTGGCAGATTGCTTCTGATGCACGTTCTAAAAGTGCAACCGGGCAATTAATTCATAAAAACAGTGTCGAAACAATTAAGTTGGTGTCGACCCTTACAAATCAACAGCCAATGTCGTATTTATTATATGAGGTGAGCGGGGATCGGTGGAATGATCAAACAGCTGAGGAAGTTAACAGGAAATTCAACAATAAATTGGCTGTTCTATTTAATGAAAAGCCGCTTATTTTCTCTTGTATCAAAGGCGAATTCAATGATAAAATGGATAATGTTTTGTTGCCAAAAGCAAACAATATTCTAAAAAGCCTTAAAGCGGTTAAGAAAGAAGATTTAGAAGAAGAAGATTTTGTTTCAATTTCAGCATATTCACCGCTATTTTCAGAAAAACTTCCAACTAAGAACAGCAGTATGAATGTGCAAGTTGGATTAAGGAAAACTGGATTGGGCGCTAAGACGACCTTCGTTATTGGCACACCTATCATAACGATTGAATATTAA
- a CDS encoding F0F1 ATP synthase subunit gamma yields MASLRDIKTRINSTKKTSQITKAMQMVSASKLNRAELNAKSFVPYMEKIQEVVANIALGSQGLRHPMLIDRSVKKTGYLVITSDRGLAGAFNSNVLRQVYNSIRERHQSDDEFAIIAIGRIGFDFFRSRNINVALSITGLPDQPSFTDIMDIARKTVGMYLDETYDELFLFYNHYVSAIQQDVTSKKLLPLSNINTVNKLTSYEFDPSPEEILEVLLPQYAESLIYGALLDSKASEHAARMTAMKNATDNAKELIDTLTLSYNRARQAAITQEITEIVGGAAALE; encoded by the coding sequence GTGGCATCCTTACGTGATATAAAAACTCGTATTAACTCGACTAAAAAGACAAGCCAAATTACAAAAGCGATGCAAATGGTTTCTGCTTCCAAGCTTAACCGTGCTGAATTAAATGCTAAATCCTTTGTTCCATATATGGAAAAAATTCAGGAGGTAGTTGCTAATATTGCTCTTGGCAGCCAGGGACTAAGACACCCTATGCTGATAGACAGGTCTGTGAAAAAGACAGGTTACCTTGTAATTACATCTGATCGTGGTTTAGCAGGAGCTTTTAACAGTAACGTGCTTCGCCAAGTATATAACAGCATCCGCGAAAGACATCAGTCAGATGATGAGTTTGCGATTATTGCTATAGGCAGAATTGGATTTGATTTTTTTAGAAGCCGCAATATAAATGTAGCATTAAGTATAACGGGCCTGCCAGACCAGCCGTCATTTACTGATATTATGGATATTGCAAGGAAGACTGTAGGAATGTACTTAGATGAAACGTATGATGAACTATTCCTTTTCTACAATCACTATGTAAGTGCAATCCAGCAAGATGTTACATCCAAAAAACTATTGCCGCTTTCTAATATCAATACAGTAAACAAACTGACTTCCTATGAATTTGATCCATCACCGGAAGAGATTCTGGAAGTATTGCTTCCACAATATGCTGAAAGCTTGATTTATGGTGCGTTATTGGACAGTAAGGCAAGTGAACATGCTGCCCGTATGACAGCTATGAAGAATGCAACAGACAATGCAAAAGAATTAATTGACACGCTTACTCTTTCATATAACCGTGCCCGCCAGGCAGCTATCACTCAGGAAATTACTGAAATAGTCGGCGGTGCTGCTGCACTGGAGTAG
- a CDS encoding F0F1 ATP synthase subunit epsilon, whose amino-acid sequence MKTLKVSIVTPDGPVYSSNVEMVSTKAKSGEMGILPGHIPTVAPLEIGAVRLKDGGNTELVAVSGGFLEVRPQEVTILAQTAETAAGIDIDRAREAKIRAEQRIESKLDDIDQKRAELALRRAINRINVYERRF is encoded by the coding sequence ATGAAGACACTAAAAGTCAGTATTGTCACTCCAGACGGCCCAGTGTATAGTTCAAATGTGGAAATGGTAAGTACAAAAGCCAAGAGTGGTGAAATGGGTATTTTGCCGGGACACATTCCGACAGTAGCACCACTTGAGATTGGTGCAGTGAGACTTAAAGATGGCGGTAACACTGAGCTTGTAGCAGTTAGCGGCGGCTTCCTTGAAGTTAGGCCCCAAGAGGTAACAATTCTAGCTCAAACTGCTGAAACGGCAGCAGGGATAGATATTGATCGTGCAAGAGAAGCAAAGATTCGCGCTGAACAGCGCATTGAATCCAAGCTGGATGATATAGATCAAAAACGGGCTGAATTAGCTTTAAGAAGGGCTATAAACCGTATTAACGTGTATGAACGTCGCTTTTAA
- a CDS encoding F0F1 ATP synthase subunit delta produces the protein MSNEAVAKRYALALFEIAKEQQMLQSFDNELRTIKKVVLDNPDLISLLKSPKLSTDQKKLIIKDVFNGTSVYVLNLLMLLTDRNRQAVIADVADAFIDLSNDEQGIAEASVYSVRPLTANESAVISSEFAKKVNKVSLNIENIVDPDLLGGLKVQIGNRIFDGSLQGKLNRLKRELIG, from the coding sequence ATGAGTAACGAGGCAGTTGCAAAACGATATGCTTTGGCGCTTTTCGAAATAGCGAAAGAACAGCAAATGCTCCAAAGTTTTGATAATGAACTGAGGACAATTAAAAAAGTTGTGCTGGATAATCCGGATTTGATCAGTCTTTTGAAATCTCCAAAGCTATCAACCGACCAGAAAAAGTTAATTATAAAAGATGTATTTAATGGAACGTCCGTTTATGTACTTAATTTACTAATGCTTCTTACGGACAGAAACCGTCAGGCAGTCATTGCCGATGTAGCAGATGCATTTATTGACCTCTCCAATGATGAGCAGGGCATAGCAGAAGCGAGTGTATACTCAGTAAGACCTCTTACCGCAAATGAGAGTGCTGTAATTTCCTCCGAATTTGCTAAGAAGGTAAATAAAGTATCCTTAAATATTGAAAATATAGTTGATCCTGACCTTCTGGGTGGATTAAAGGTTCAAATTGGTAATCGAATATTCGATGGAAGCTTACAAGGTAAGCTAAACCGTCTTAAGCGTGAATTAATAGGCTAA
- the spoIIID gene encoding sporulation transcriptional regulator SpoIIID translates to MHDYIKERTIKIGRYIVETRKTVRVIAKEFGVSKSTVHKDLTERLPEINPDLANEVKDILDYHKSIRHLRGGEATKQKYKKEEFQSN, encoded by the coding sequence GTGCACGATTACATCAAAGAGAGAACTATCAAGATTGGAAGATATATCGTGGAGACGAGAAAAACAGTTCGCGTAATTGCGAAGGAGTTTGGCGTGTCCAAAAGTACAGTTCATAAGGATCTTACTGAACGATTGCCGGAAATTAACCCGGACCTAGCAAATGAAGTAAAGGATATATTAGACTATCATAAATCGATTCGCCATCTTCGGGGCGGTGAAGCAACGAAACAGAAGTATAAGAAAGAAGAATTCCAAAGCAACTAA
- the atpA gene encoding F0F1 ATP synthase subunit alpha, which yields MSIKAEEISALIRKQIENYQSEMKVTDVGTVIQVGDGIARAHGLDNAMAGELLEFSNGVMGLAQNLEENNVGIVILGPYKDIHEGDEVRRTGRIMEVPVGEELIGRVVNPLGQPVDGLGPINTIKTRPIESPAPGVMDRKSVHEPLQTGIKAIDALVPIGRGQRELIIGDRQTGKTTVAIDTILNQADQNMICIYVAIGQKESTVRNTVETLRKHGALDYTIVVTASASQPAPLLYLAPYAGVTMGEEFMYNGKHVLVVYDDLSKQAAAYRELSLLLRRPPGREAYPGDVFYLHSRLLERAAKLSDAKGAGSITALPFVETQAGDISAYIPTNVISITDGQIFLQSDLFFSGVRPAINAGLSVSRVGGNAQIKAMKKVAGTLRLDLAAFRELESFAQFGSDLDKATQAKLARGARTVEVLKQDLNKPVKVEKQVMILYALTKGHLDDIPVQDIVRFELEFYGWLDLNREELLSEIRTTGGLPADEKIVSAITDFKKTFAKSE from the coding sequence ATGAGCATTAAAGCTGAAGAAATCAGTGCACTGATAAGAAAGCAGATTGAAAATTATCAGTCTGAGATGAAGGTTACGGATGTAGGTACTGTTATCCAAGTAGGTGATGGTATCGCACGTGCTCATGGCCTGGATAATGCCATGGCTGGTGAACTTTTAGAGTTTTCAAACGGTGTAATGGGTCTAGCCCAAAACCTTGAAGAAAACAATGTAGGTATTGTAATCCTCGGACCATATAAGGATATTCATGAAGGTGATGAGGTTCGCCGTACAGGACGCATTATGGAAGTTCCTGTAGGGGAAGAACTGATTGGACGTGTGGTAAATCCGCTGGGACAGCCTGTAGATGGCCTTGGTCCAATTAACACAATAAAAACTCGCCCTATTGAAAGCCCTGCTCCTGGCGTAATGGACCGTAAATCTGTTCATGAACCGCTACAAACTGGTATTAAAGCGATTGATGCACTAGTGCCAATCGGCCGCGGACAACGTGAATTGATCATTGGTGACCGTCAAACAGGTAAAACAACAGTAGCGATTGATACGATTCTAAACCAGGCAGATCAAAATATGATTTGTATATACGTAGCGATCGGACAAAAGGAATCTACTGTCCGTAATACAGTTGAAACACTTCGTAAGCATGGAGCTTTGGATTACACAATCGTCGTAACTGCATCAGCTTCTCAGCCGGCTCCGTTATTATACCTTGCTCCATATGCAGGTGTAACGATGGGTGAAGAGTTTATGTATAACGGTAAACATGTACTTGTAGTATATGATGATCTGTCAAAACAAGCTGCAGCATATCGTGAACTTTCCTTGCTGCTTCGCCGTCCTCCAGGCCGTGAAGCTTATCCAGGGGATGTTTTCTACTTGCATTCCCGTCTTTTGGAAAGAGCTGCGAAACTAAGTGATGCTAAAGGTGCAGGTTCCATTACAGCACTGCCGTTTGTTGAAACACAAGCAGGAGATATTTCAGCTTACATTCCAACAAACGTTATCTCCATTACAGACGGCCAAATCTTCTTGCAATCTGACCTTTTCTTCTCAGGTGTACGTCCAGCAATCAATGCCGGATTATCCGTATCCCGCGTAGGAGGAAACGCACAGATTAAAGCGATGAAGAAGGTTGCCGGTACTCTTCGTCTTGACCTTGCTGCATTCCGTGAATTAGAGTCATTTGCTCAATTCGGCTCTGACCTGGATAAAGCAACACAAGCCAAGCTTGCACGTGGTGCTCGTACAGTAGAGGTATTAAAACAAGATTTAAACAAACCTGTAAAAGTAGAAAAACAGGTTATGATCCTTTATGCATTAACAAAAGGACATTTGGATGACATTCCTGTCCAGGATATCGTACGTTTTGAACTTGAATTCTACGGATGGCTTGATCTAAACCGTGAAGAACTTCTAAGTGAAATCAGAACAACTGGGGGACTTCCAGCAGACGAAAAAATCGTATCTGCTATTACAGACTTCAAAAAGACATTTGCGAAATCTGAGTAA
- the murA gene encoding UDP-N-acetylglucosamine 1-carboxyvinyltransferase yields the protein MEKIIVRGGKRLNGTVQVEGAKNAVLPVIAATLLASEGKSIIRDVPQLSDVYTINEVLRYLNAEVTFDGSKITVDASRELLIEAPFEYVRKMRASVLVMGPLLAREGKARVALPGGCAIGSRPIDLHLKGFEAMGAKVRVGNGFIEAEVKDRLQGAKIYLDFPSVGATQNIMMAATLAKGTTTIENVAKEPEIVDLANILNEMGAVVKGAGTGTIRIEGVERMYAADHAIIPDRIEAGTFMIASAITKGNVLVKGAVPEHLTSLIAKLEEMGVTILEEAEGLRVIGPEKLKAVDIKTMPHPGFPTDMQSQMMALLLNAEGTGMITETVFENRFMHVEEFRRMNADIKIEGRSVIINGPCELQGAEVSATDLRAAAALIIAGLKADGYTRVTELKHLDRGYLNFHHKLSSLGADIERVNEEAENEKSNQFVSDMNV from the coding sequence TTGGAAAAAATCATCGTCCGCGGCGGAAAAAGGTTAAATGGTACGGTACAAGTAGAGGGTGCTAAAAATGCCGTATTGCCTGTTATCGCTGCAACATTATTAGCAAGTGAAGGAAAAAGTATCATACGTGATGTACCGCAACTCTCCGATGTATATACAATAAATGAAGTGTTACGCTACTTGAATGCAGAGGTAACCTTTGATGGAAGCAAAATAACTGTAGATGCATCAAGAGAGTTATTAATTGAAGCTCCATTTGAGTATGTAAGAAAAATGCGAGCTTCTGTATTAGTAATGGGGCCCTTACTGGCGAGAGAGGGTAAAGCACGTGTTGCTTTGCCTGGAGGGTGTGCAATTGGATCAAGGCCAATTGATTTGCATTTAAAAGGCTTTGAAGCAATGGGGGCAAAGGTTAGAGTTGGAAATGGTTTTATTGAAGCAGAGGTAAAAGATCGGCTTCAAGGAGCAAAAATCTATCTTGACTTCCCAAGTGTTGGTGCAACTCAAAACATAATGATGGCTGCAACTTTAGCAAAGGGAACAACAACAATTGAAAATGTTGCCAAAGAACCGGAAATTGTGGATCTGGCTAATATTTTAAATGAAATGGGAGCGGTTGTAAAAGGAGCAGGTACCGGTACAATCCGCATTGAAGGTGTGGAAAGGATGTATGCGGCAGATCATGCCATAATTCCTGATCGCATTGAAGCCGGAACTTTTATGATTGCATCTGCAATTACAAAAGGAAATGTATTGGTTAAAGGTGCCGTTCCTGAGCATTTAACATCCTTAATTGCAAAGCTTGAAGAAATGGGTGTAACCATTCTTGAAGAAGCAGAGGGTCTTCGCGTTATTGGACCTGAAAAGCTAAAGGCTGTAGACATTAAAACCATGCCTCACCCAGGTTTCCCGACAGATATGCAGTCACAGATGATGGCTTTATTATTAAATGCAGAAGGAACTGGAATGATTACAGAAACGGTTTTCGAAAACCGCTTTATGCATGTTGAAGAATTCAGAAGAATGAATGCAGATATTAAAATTGAAGGCAGGTCAGTTATTATCAATGGACCATGTGAGCTTCAAGGTGCAGAAGTTTCTGCGACTGATCTGCGTGCAGCAGCAGCATTAATCATTGCCGGATTAAAAGCAGATGGCTATACTCGTGTAACAGAATTAAAGCATCTAGACAGAGGATACTTAAACTTCCATCATAAATTATCTTCCCTTGGCGCAGATATAGAGCGAGTGAATGAAGAAGCAGAGAACGAGAAATCAAATCAATTTGTTTCCGATATGAACGTATAA
- a CDS encoding LemA family protein, which produces MLIGIVVVAVVIVIAFMSSYNGFVSEEENVNQSYSQIQNQLQRRMDLIPNLVNTVKGYAAHEEKVIKDISDARAQLAGAESPASQAKANDQLSGALNRLLAVSENYPDLKANQNFTQLMDELAGTENRIAVARRDYNNEVASYNKKVKRFPGAIVANAFGFHEKEYFQAAAGADKAPTVDFNSDKK; this is translated from the coding sequence GTGCTTATTGGAATTGTAGTTGTTGCGGTAGTCATTGTCATTGCTTTTATGTCCAGCTACAATGGATTTGTATCTGAGGAAGAAAATGTTAATCAATCCTATTCACAAATCCAAAATCAGCTTCAAAGAAGAATGGATTTGATTCCCAATCTTGTAAACACTGTAAAAGGGTACGCTGCCCACGAAGAAAAAGTGATAAAAGATATTTCTGATGCACGGGCTCAATTGGCTGGAGCCGAGTCACCAGCCTCACAGGCAAAAGCAAATGACCAGCTCTCAGGTGCTTTAAACAGGCTGCTTGCCGTTTCGGAAAATTACCCTGATTTAAAGGCTAATCAAAATTTTACACAGTTGATGGATGAGCTTGCAGGGACAGAAAATAGAATTGCAGTAGCCAGACGGGATTATAATAATGAGGTTGCATCTTACAATAAAAAGGTGAAAAGATTCCCGGGGGCCATTGTAGCAAATGCGTTTGGCTTCCATGAAAAAGAGTACTTTCAAGCTGCAGCAGGTGCAGATAAGGCTCCGACTGTAGACTTTAATAGTGATAAAAAATGA
- a CDS encoding M23 family metallopeptidase codes for MREEEKKQSSQVKSLFRKRWVYPAIYLASAALIITAIFWYQTAGSNSAKDQFKKDGSELLGQKADKNPAVEVGKAVEDFKMPLENPELAKVEMGFYDAKASKKQQEAAMVVYGSTYSPNRGIDIGMKNGKEFKVVASMAGTVTKVSEDAMLGNVIEIQHSNGVVTQYQSVKDFQVNVGDNVQQGQVIANAGNSQISENEGIHVHFEIRKDNVAVNPTTYFGKPLSAVQVDGAASQSSNSNSTQQSSPSNGQDTNSKSQDSNSTPDTNDSQG; via the coding sequence ATGAGAGAGGAAGAAAAGAAACAATCTTCTCAAGTAAAAAGCTTGTTTAGAAAACGGTGGGTGTATCCAGCAATTTATTTAGCGAGTGCAGCATTAATTATTACAGCAATCTTTTGGTACCAAACTGCGGGAAGTAACTCTGCCAAAGACCAGTTTAAGAAAGATGGAAGTGAGTTATTAGGCCAGAAGGCAGATAAAAATCCGGCAGTTGAGGTAGGAAAAGCAGTTGAGGACTTTAAAATGCCTTTAGAAAATCCGGAATTGGCAAAAGTAGAAATGGGATTCTATGATGCAAAAGCATCTAAGAAGCAGCAGGAAGCAGCCATGGTGGTTTATGGTTCTACTTATTCTCCAAACCGTGGAATCGATATAGGCATGAAAAATGGCAAGGAATTTAAGGTAGTAGCATCGATGGCAGGAACTGTCACAAAGGTTTCAGAAGATGCAATGCTTGGTAATGTAATCGAAATTCAGCATTCCAATGGTGTTGTGACTCAATATCAATCTGTGAAAGACTTCCAAGTAAATGTTGGAGACAATGTTCAACAAGGACAAGTTATAGCGAATGCTGGAAACAGCCAGATTAGTGAAAATGAAGGTATCCATGTACATTTTGAAATCCGTAAGGACAATGTCGCTGTAAACCCAACAACTTATTTTGGTAAACCATTGTCTGCCGTTCAAGTAGATGGAGCAGCTTCTCAATCAAGCAATTCCAATAGTACTCAACAATCCAGTCCTTCAAACGGACAGGATACAAACAGTAAATCTCAGGACTCAAATTCTACACCCGATACAAATGATTCCCAAGGCTGA
- a CDS encoding DUF1146 family protein, with protein sequence MISGFGQQAIISILSHLAFIAITFWALQAFHIEKLLKPNRVFQARVLIILITIAIGSAVSNFFLDYLTWAQQLPMLFQMIL encoded by the coding sequence ATGATTTCAGGTTTTGGCCAGCAGGCCATTATCAGCATCCTTTCCCATTTGGCCTTTATAGCGATTACTTTTTGGGCACTACAGGCGTTTCATATTGAAAAACTTCTTAAACCGAATAGGGTTTTTCAAGCAAGGGTGCTGATTATTTTAATTACCATAGCTATAGGCTCAGCAGTAAGCAATTTTTTTCTTGATTATTTAACCTGGGCACAGCAACTACCAATGCTTTTTCAAATGATCCTGTAA